One Sphingomonas endolithica genomic window, CATCACCGACACGTCCGCCGGCGCCACGCGCTCGATCGTCCGGGTGACCTTGAGCATCTCCGGCGCCGCGGTGATCATGCCGCCCAGCGCCGTCCCGGTGTCGTTCGCGACCAGCCGCCGGTTCTCGGCCTCCAGCGCATGGACGTGGAATGCGCGCGAAACGATCAGGCCGAGCTGGTCGATGTCGATCGGCTTGGCGTAGAAATCCCACGCCCCTTCCCCGATCGCGCGGAGCGCGCTTTCGCGCGCGCCGTGGCCCGAGGCGACGATGACCTTGGTATCGGGTTTCAGCCGCAAGATCTCGCGCAGGGTGATAAAGCCCTCGGTCGTGCCGTCGGGATCAGGCGGCAGGCCGAGATCGAGTGTCACGACGTCCGGTTCCTCGGCGCGAATGGCGTCCAGTGCGGATGCGCGGTCGGAAGCGACCACGACGTCATATCCTTCATAGGCCCAGCGTAGCTGCCGCTGCAGCCCGAGATCGTCCTCGACGATCAGCAGCTTGGGCAGCGATTGTGTCAGAGGCTTTGCGCGATCTGATTGAACGGTCATGCGGCCTGATCCAGTTGAATGTCCGATGCGCGGGCGAGCTCGATGCGGAAGGTGGTCCCCTCCCCTTCGCGGCTGGAGACGTGCACCGCGCCGCCCATCCCCTCGGTCAATTGCCGTGCCTCGAACGCCCCGATGCCGAACCCGCCGGGCTTGGACGAGACGAACGGCTTGAACAATTTATCGCGCACGAAGGCGGGCGACATGCCGCACCCGGTATCGACGATGCGGATCACGGCGCGCTTGCCTTCGGCTGCGACCATGATGTGCACGGGATCTTCTGGCGAGCTGGCATCGATCGCATTCTGTACGAGGTGCCCCAGCATCTGTTCCAGGCGCAACGGATCGGCGGCGGCCGTGGTCGCATTGCCGGTAACGAGGATCGGATGCTGCATACGGCCAGCCACCCGCTCGATCAGCGGCAGCAATCCGGTCGGCCGCAATTCCTCCGCCTGTGCGATGTGATGCTGCGAAAGGCGCGCCAGCAAGGCGTTCATGCGCCCGGCGGAATCCTGCAGGGTGGCGATCATGTCGGCGCGGAAATCAGGGTTGTGCGCGTGACGTTCCGCGTTGCGGGCGGTGAGCGTCAATTGGCTGACCAAATTCTTGATATCGTGCAGGATGAAGGCGAAGCGGCGGTTGAACTCGTCAAAGCGTTCGGCCTCGGCCAATGCCTCCTGCGCGCGCGCCTCGGCCAGGTGGCTCGCGACCTGCCGCCCGACGATACGGAGCAGATCGAAATCCTCCCAGTCGAGCGCACGGTCTACCGGTGGCCGCGCGAGCAGGATCGCGCCTTGCAGGCGGTGCAGATGCACCAGCGGCACCAGCACCCAGGCGGCGGACGCGTCCACGATCCAGGACGGCAGCGTGCTGCCGTCTTCGGTCTTGTCGTCGCCGCTACGCACCGCATCCAGTTCGATGATCCGCACGCTGCCGGTGAGATGACCGGTAGCGCCTTCGCCGAGCGGTGCGACGGGCAAGCGCTCACTCGCCCAATTCCACTCGGCGCTCACCCCCAGCCCATTGGTTTCTGGCACGAGCAATACGCCGGCAGGAGAATCGGTCAGATCGGCGACGGCCTTTACCACCCGTTGCTCCAGGGCGAGCACGCCATCCATTTTCCCGAGCGTCTCGGTGAACCGGATCCACTCGGCACGATAATCATAGCGATGGCGGAACAAGTGTTTGGCAAGCTTCACCTTGGCCCAGGCCTTCAGCCATGGCGATGATACCAAGGTCAGCACCGCCGTGGTCGAGCCGAATACGAACGCGGTCTGTGCGACACGCACATAATCGCCGCCGATCCGCGCGATCAGGCTGGTGGCGAGCACCGTGACCAGGAGATAAAGGATGACCGCCGCGAGCGAGAGCGATTGCCATGCGACCGAGCGAGACAGTCGCAACGTCCAGTCGCCATTCCGCAGCACCGCGACCGCGAACAGTGGTGCCAGCAAGGCCACCGCGACGCCGCGCAACGCGACGAGATCGTCTGCCCAGCTCTGGGTGACGTAGCCGATCGCATAAACGACCAGGTCGACGCCCCACATCGCCGCAAGCGCCACCACGAGCAACCGGATGCCACCCCGGTTGACTGGCGCAGCGGCGGCGTAGAGGTGATGCACGAGCACCAGCGCGCTGACCGCCACCATCATGCGCAGCGCCATGCGGCCATTGGCGAAGGCCGCCACGTCCAGCGGACGGAACTTGCCGGCGATCGCAACACCGATGGCGGCTACAAGGATCGCCGCTACCGTCGCGTACAACAAAGTGACCGTGCGGGCATAAGGGGCGGTACGATCGCGCCGCACCAGCGCATACATGAAGGCAAGCCAGCTGAAATCGCGCAGGCCTTCCGTGATGTGCGTGGCAACGTCGCCCGCATCGATGCCGGCCACCGCCAGCGCCCACAAGGCGGTGGCGATCAGCGCGACCAAGAACGTCAGCCTCGGTAGCGCAGTTGCCGCATCGCGTACTTGCGACAAGGCGATCATGCCGAACAGCAAGGCGGCCAGTGCGTGAGCCCAGAGGATGACGGTCAGCGCCACAGGCTCAGCGCGCCCCTTCCGGCCAGAGCACGACGCGGATCGTCTGCAGCAGGATCAGGATGTCGAGGAACGGCGAGTAGTTTTTGGCGTAATACAGGTCGTATTCGAGCTTCTGCCGGCTGTCCTCGATCGACGCGCCATACGGATAGTTTATCTGCGCCCAGCCGGTGATGCCCGGCTTCACCATGTGACGCTCGGCATAGTAATTGAGCTGTTGTTCCAGATCCTCGACGAACTGCGGGCGCTCAGGCCGCGGGCCGACAAAGCTCATTTCGCCCTTCAGCACGCTCCAAGTCTGCGGCAGTTCGTCGATGCGTAGCTTGCGGATGATGCGCCCCACCCGCGTGATACGCGGATCGTCCTTTTCGGCCCACATCGCCTTGCCGTCGATCTCCGCGTCCGTGCGCATCGAGCGCAATTTGATGCAGTCGAATGCGACATTGTACAGCCCGACCCGGCGCTGGCGGTAGAAGGCAGGGCCCTTGCTCTCAAGCTTGATGGCAAGGACGGTGAGCAGGATGACCGGCAACATCAGCGTGAGCAGCAGTGCGCTGGCAGCAATATCGAACAGCCGCTTGAACACGCTGGAGAACATGCGCCCGGAGGAGAAACCGTCGGAAAAGATCAGCCAGCTGGGGTTGACGCTCTGCAAGTCGACACGGCCGGTCTCGCGTTCGAGGAAGGTCGAGATCTCGTTGACGTGCACGCCCGTCGTCTTGATCCGTAACAGGTCCTTCAACGGCAGCGCGTTGCGGCGTTCCTCCAGCGCTAGCACCACTTCGCTGGCGTTCAGCAGCACGACATGGTCCGCGAGATTATAGATCGCGTCGCGGGAGATCGCTTCCGGGATGACGCGCTGCGACTCGCTCATCGACACATAGCCGACGACGACGAAGCCTGCCCCCGGGGTCGCCGCCAGCGCCTTCAACCGCGCCGCCCGCGCGCCGGCGCCGAGCACTACCACGCGACGCTTGAACGCCTGCCCACCGATCAGCTTGCCGAGCAGCACCCGGAGCGTGAGCAGCAAGATGGCGGCCGCGATCATGGAATAGAGCAGGTTAGACCGCCAGAAGGTGAGCTGCGGCACAAGGAAGAACAGCACGCTGAGGAAAATGATGCCGAGCGATACGGCGACCATGATGCGGGCGGCGGCATGCCGCAGCGACTGCAGCGAATTCGCCGCATAGACGCCCACCGCGATCATCGACAGTTCAAGCGACGCGGCGAACGTCAGCAACTGCGGTATGCGCGTGTGGATCGGCTCGACCAGCATGTCGATCTGCCGCGCGCGGTAGGACCAGCCGAATTCGGCCGCCACAATCAGCAACACGATGTCGAACAGCCCGAGCAGGAGCACGGCATGCGGCACATAATGCTTGAACAGCCTGATCATCTTGGCGTTGGTCCTGCGCGCGCCTGTGTAAAACATTCCGACACGTGCACATGCTGTCGCAGAAAATGACAAATGAACGATGAACGCCGCAATCTCCCGGCCGCGTGGTTCCGTTTCGTACCCGAAATGCCTAGATGGGGGCCAAGAGGAGAATATTTCGATGCCGCTTTCCCGACCGATCGTTCCTGTCATCCTTTCTGGCGGGTCGGGCACGCGGTTATGGCCGATGTCGACGCCCGAACGGCCCAAGCAGATGCTGCCGCTGACGGCCGAACAGACGATGCTGCAACTGACCGCGTCCCGCGCGACCGGCGAGCGCTTCGCGGCACCGATCGTTGTCGCCAATGCCCGGCACGCCGACATGATCGATACGCAACTGAGCGCGATCGAAGCCGCGGCGCAGACGATCATCCTGGAACCCGCCGGACGCAACACCGCGCCAGCGATCGCGCTGGCGGCGATCGCCGCGGGCGGCGGAGCGGAGGCGTTGCTGGTCATGCCATCCGACCATGTGATAGCCGATGTTCCCGCGTTCCATGCCGCGATCCACGCGGCGATGCCGATCGTCGAACAAGGTTGGCTGGTGACGTTCGGCATCGCCCCGCAGGCGCCAGAAGTGGGCTATGGCTATATCAAGGTCGGCGAAGAGATCACCGCAGGTGTCAACCGTGTCGCGCGCTTCGTGGAGAAGCCGCCGCTGGCGAAAGCGCAGGAGATGCTGGCGAACGGCGATCATGCCTGGAATGGCGGCATCTTCCTGTTCCGCGCCGACGTCTATCTGGGCGCGCTGGCGGTGCATGCGCCCGAGATGCTCGCAGCATGCCAGGATGCGATGGTCGGCGCCCGGCAAGACGGAAGGCGCGTCTTCCCCGATGCCGAGGCATTCGCGCGCTCGCCGGCCGACTCGATCGACTATGCGGTGATGGAGAAGGCGGAACGGGTGGCGGTGGTGCCGGTGGACATGGGCTGGAGCGATGTCGGCTCATGGGACGCGCTGCACGCGATCAGTGACCAGGATGACGACGGCAATGCCCATGCCAGCCATGGCGATGGAAAGGTGATAGCGCTCGAAACGGTCAATTGCCTGGTGCGCAGCGACGGCGTGCGCATCGCCATGGTCGGGGTCGAGGACCTGATTGTCGTGGCCAGCGGCAACGACGTACTGATCCTGCCGCGGGGGCGCAGCCAGGAGGTCAAGAAGCTGATCGAGGCGATGAAGGACGCTTGATCAGTCGCGTGCGAAAATCTCGCCGTGCGGGATGGTGAGATCGAGCGATGCCAAGATGAGGTCCGCGCCGGCATCGAGCCAATCGTCGATCCAGCCGGCGACACCCGTGCGCCGGACCAACCGCACCCGCTCGGTCTGCGGATCGACCAGCACGATCTCCTGCACGCCTGCAAGCTCACGATATTCCTGGAGCTTGATCTTCTGATCGTAGCTCGAGGTCGATGGTGACAGTATCTCGACCACGACTTGCGGATCGCCCAAGAGCTGCTTGCGCTCGTTACCCGGCGCGGAAGGATCGTTGCAGTACACTGTGACGTCCGGGAAGCGGATGGTTCGGTCGGCGGTGCGCGTCGCAAAATCCGACCCGTAAGGGCGACAACCGGAACCGCGCAGCTTCTGGCGAAGAAAGGCCGAGATATTGCCTGCCACCCGGGCATGCATCTCGGAACTGCCGGTCATCATATAGATCAGCCCGTCGTCGAGCTCCGCCTTGGCACCGCGGAAATCCATTTCGAGAAATTCCTCGACGCTGACGCGGCGATAGGCGGGATCAAGAGCGACGCCTGTCATGGGATAAAGATATACCGTTTGAACGGACAAACAAAGGGCCGCGGATTGCTCCACGGCCCTTTGGGTTCCAGCTTGGTGGCTGGGCTTGGACTGCTTGGCCGGCACGGGCAAAGCCCGCGCCTTTCGTCGGACGGAGCTGACGGCGTTGCCGCCAGCCCGCCGGCCGTTCTGATTTTTGTGTCCGGCGCAGCTTTCGCTGCGCCGGTCCAAAATCAGAAGTCCATGCCGCCCATGCCGCCCATGCCGCCGCCGCCGCCGCCCATGGGCATGGCAGGCTTGTCGTCCGGGAGCTCAGACACGGCGGCTTCCGTCGTGATGAGCAGGCCGGCAACCGATGCCGCGTCCTGCAGCGCAGTACGAACGACCTTGGTCGGATCGATCACGCCGGCTTCGACCAGGTTCTCGTACACATCGGTCTGTGCGTTGAAGCCCTGGTTGGCGTCGTTGCCCTCGAGCAGCTTGCCCGAGATCACCGCGCCGTCATGGCCGGCATTCTGTGCGATCTGGCGAACCGGAGCGTACAGCGCCTTGCGGACGATATCGATACCGCGGGTCTGGTCGTCGTTCGCGCCCTTCATGCCCTCAAGGCACTTGGTTGCGTACAGCAGAGCCGTACCGCCGCCGGGAACGATGCCTTCTTCGACGGCTGCGCGCGTTGCGTGCAGTGCGTCGTCGACGCGATCCTTGCGCTCCTTGACTTCCACTTCGGTCGACCCGCCGACCTTGATCACTGCAACACCGCCAGCCAGCTTGGCCAGGCGCTCCTGCAGCTTCTCCTTGTCGTAGTCGCTCGTCGTGTTCTCGATCTGCTGACGGATCGCATCGGTGCGGCCCTTGATCGACTCATGCTCACCGGCACCATCGACGATGGTCGTGTTATCCTTGTCGATCGTAACGCGCTTGGCAGTGCCGAGCATGCCAAGAGTAACCGACTCAAGCTTGATGCCCAGGTCTTCCGAGATCATCTCGCCCTTGGTGAGGATCGCGATGTCTTCCAGCATCGCCTTGCGACGATCACCGAAGCCCGGTGCCTTGACCGCTGCGACCTTCAGGCCACCGCGCAGCTTGTTGACGACGAGCGTGGCGAGCGCCTCACCCTCGATGTCCTCGGCGATGATCAGCAGCGGGCGACCCGACTGGACGACGGCTTCCAGGATCGGGAGCATCGCCTGCAGGTTGCTGAGCTTCTTCTCGTGGATCAGGATGTACGGATCGTTCAGTTCGACCGACATCTTCTCGGGGTTCGTGACGAAGTACGGCGACAGGTAGCCGCGGTCGAACTGCATGCCTTCGACGACGTCGAGCTCGAATTCGAGACCCTTGGCTTCCTCGACGGTGATCACGCCTTCCTTGCCGACGCGCTCCATCGCTTCAGCGATCTTCTCGCCGACGACGGTGTCGCCGTTTGCCGAGATGATGCCGACCTGGGCGACTTCCTTGGTGCCGGCAACCGGCTTCGAGCGCGACTTGATGTCCTCGACGACCTTGACGACGGCGAGATCGATGCCGCGCTTCAGATCCATCGGGTTCATGCCGGCCGAAACCGACTTCATGCCTTCGCGAACGATCGCCTGCGCCAGAACGGTGGCAGTGGTCGTGCCGTCACCGGCTACATCGTTGGTCTTCGAGGCGACTTCGCGCAGCATCTGCGCACCCATGTTCTCGAACTTGTCCTTGAGCTCGATTTCCTTGGCGACGGTGACGCCGTCCTTGGTGATGCGGGGCGCACCATAGCTCTTGTCGATCACGACGTTGCGGCCCTTTGGCCCCAGCGTGACCTTTACCGCGTCGGCGAGAATATCCACGCCGCGCAGGATGCGTTCACGTGCGTCACGCGAAAATTTTACGTCTTTTGCTGCCATGTTGGCTTGTCCTCAGATTGGTCGCGAAACTTCTGCAAGATCGCGCATATGGAAAACGGAAACAGGTATGAAGTTAGCCGACGATCCCCAGTATGTCGGATTCCTTCATGATCAGCAGGTCTTCACCGTCGATCTTGACCTCGGTGCCCGACCATTTGCCGAACAGGATCTTGTCGCCGGCCTTGACCTCAAGCGGGTGGATCTCGCCTGCTTCGTTCCGGGCACCGGTGCCAGCGGAGACGACTTCGCCTTCCTGCGGCTTTTCCTTGGCGGTCTCGGGAATGATGATCCCGCCTGCGGTCTTCTCTTCTGCCTCTACGCGGCGGACGAGGACGCGGTCATGCAACGGACGAAAGGTCATGCGTGCCAATCCTTATATAGTGAACGTGTGAAAGCTTGTTAGCACTCAAGCGTGTCGAGTGCCAGCACCGTCCATATGTGTTCGGCCGCTTGCCGCGTCAACCAAGACCAGGGAACTTTTCGGTGAGGCGAGTGTCCGGGGGCGATCAAGCGGGCAGCAGGCCGAGCCGCACCCGCGACGACCATCGCCAGACCAGCATGATCGACACCGCAAGCAGCCCGGCGGCGAGCCCGAGCCAGATGCCCACCCCCTGCCAGTGCAGTCCGAAGCCAAGCAGGATCGATGTGCCAAAGCCAATCACCCAATAGCCGAACAACGCTATCAGCATCGGCACGCGCGTATCCTGCAGCCCGCGCAGCACGCCTGCCGCCACCGCCTGCGCGCCGTCGACCAGCTGGAACAAGGCGGCGATCGCGAGGTACTGGACTGCCAGGCCGACGACGATCGCGTTTGCGGGCGCATCGACGTCGATATAGGCGCCGACGAACAATCGCGGCATGGCCCAGATCAGGCTCGCGGTCAGCACCATGAAGCCGATGCCGACAGTGAGTGCCACCCGCCCTGCCCGTGCGATCCAGCCATGATCGCTCGCGCCGTACGCCATGCCGACGCGGATCGTCGCCGCCTGCGAGATGCCGAACGGCACCTGGAAGGCAACGGCCGCGATGTTGAGCGCGACCGCATGCGCCGCGACCTCGTTGACGCCGATCAGCCCCATCAGCAGCGCCGCACCGCCAAACAGCGCACCTTCGAACACCCAGGTCAGCATGATCGGTATGCCCAACCGGACGATCTGGCGGAAACGCGGCCATTCGGTACGCCACCAGCGGCCGAACAGGCGAAAGCGCCGCAAGCGGCGGTCGCGCGTCAGGATGACGTAATAGGCCAGCATCATCGCCGTCATGCTGGCGACGCTCGCCCAGGCCGATCCCTCCAGCCCGAGCGCCGGGAAGCCGGCATTGCCGAACACCAGCAGCCAATTGCCGAGGACACCGATGCCCAGCGCGATCGCGCTGACGCCGAGTGCCCAGTTCGGCCGGCCAAGGGCGGCGGCGGCGGTGCGCATCACCCCGGCGGCGACGCCCGGCACGAGCGCGATCAACAGGATGTCGAGAAAGCGTCCCGATCGGCGCGACACTTCGGGATCCTGCCCGACGAGCAGCAGCAATGTCTCGCCATGGGCCAGGATCAGGATCATCGGCACCGCGCCGACGCCGGCCACCCACAAGGCCATGCGGAACGAACGCCGGACATCGCGCACGGCATGCGCGCGGGCGCCGAGTTCGGCGGCGATGATCGGTGCCGCCGCGCTGGTCAGCCCGATCAGCGCGAACATCAGCAGGTTGAACAGGAACACGCCAAGCGTCGCAGCAGCGAAATCGATCGTGCCCAGCCGCGCCACGAACACCACATCGACCGCCGCCACCGCCATCTGTAACAGGTTAGCGCCGACCAGCGGCGCGGCGAGCAGCACCAGCGCGCGCAGTTCGTCCCGCGCGGTGGCGGGCGGCGGGCCGACCAGGGCCTGGGCTGCGGGAGTGACGTCCATGGAGCGGCGGGGTCTAGCCGCTGATGCAGGAGCCGTCACCCTGCGAGCGTTTATACAGCATCGTGTGAGCGTAACGCCGTCATTCCCGCGCAGGCGGGTATCCATGCTGGCCGACGTTTCGGATATGCTGTGATGTCTGGACTATGGATCCCCGCCTGCGCGGGGATGACGTGGACGGCTATGATCTTCGGACATGTGAGGCGACCGCTTTGGTACGAACCGATCCACCCACAAGCGTATTGCCCCGGCGATACACGCCGGGGTAAGGCCTGACGCAAGCGGCCGTTGGGGCGGCGGGAGACGTTGCGTGAGATTGGTTCGGGGCGCCTGGAAGATCCTGGTCGGCATCAAGGACGCGCTCGTGCTCGCCGCGATGCTGCTGTTCTTCGGCCTGTTGTTCGCCGGGCTGGCCGCACGGCCGAACCCCACGACGATCAAGGACGGTGCGCTGGTGCTGGCGCTGAACGGCCAGATCGTCGAACAGGCAACCGAGGCCGATCCCTTCGCCGCGCTCTCCGGCAGTCGCGCCCCGCTGCGCGAATACCAGCTGCGCGATGTCGTGCGCGTGCTCGACAAGGCCAAGGACGACGATCGCGTAAAGGTCGTGGTGCTCGATCTCGACCGCTTTGCCGGCGGCTATCCCGCGGCGCTGACCCAAGTCGGCGAGGCGATCCGGCGCGTGCGCGACGCACGCAAGCCGGTGCTGGCCTATGCCACCGCCTATACCGATAGCGGCTACCGACTGGCGGCGAATGCCAGCGAGATCTGGATGAACCCGATGGGCGGCACGTTGTTTGCCGGCCCGGGCGGATCGCAGCTCTATTACAAGGGCCTGATCGACCGGCTCGGCGTCAACGCGCATGTCTACCGCGTCGGCAAGTACAAGTCGTTCATCGAGCCGTACACGCGCGCCGACCAGTCGCCCGAGGCCAAGGAAGCGGCGCAGGCGCTGCAGAGCGTGATCTTCGCGCAGTGGAAGGACCAGATCGCTCGCGCCAGGCCCAAGGCGCAGCTGGCGGCGTTCCTGACCACGCCAGACACGCTGATCATGGGCGCGGGTGGCGACATCGCCAAAGCCAATCTGCAGGCCGGGATCGTCGACAAGCTCGCCGAGCGGATCGATTTCGACAAGCACGTGGGCGAGATCGCCGGCACGGACACGCGGAAGATCGCGGGCAATTTCAACACGATCAAGTACGACACCTATCTGAAGGCCAATCCGCTGCCGAGGAGCGGCGACGCAATCGGCGTGCTGACGGTCGCCGGCGAGATCGTCGATGGCAAGGCGAACGCCGGTACCGCGGGCGGCGATACGATCGTCCAGGCGCTGCTCGATGGCCTGGCCAAGAAGAAGCTGAAGGCGCTGGTGGTGCGGGTGGATTCGCCGGGCGGCTCGGCGCTCGCCTCCGAGAAGATCCGTCGCGCGGTCCTGGAGGCCAAGGCGCAGAAGCTGCCGGTGGTGATCTCGATGGGATCGGTGGCGGCATCGGGCGGTTATTGGGTGGCGACCGCAGGCGACAGGATCTTTGCCGAACCGACAACGATCACCGGCTCGATCGGCATCTTCGGGCTGATTCCGACGTTCGAGAACACGTTGGCGAAGATCGGCGTGACCACCGACGGCGTGAAATCGACGCCGCTGTCCGGCCAACCGGACGTGCTGGGCGGCACCAATGCGGAAACCGACCGCGTGCTGCAATCGGCGATCGAGCATGGCTATGCGCAGTTCATCGCCCGCGTGGCGAGCGCGCGGAAGATGACGCCGACGCGGGTCAACGAGATCGCACAAGGCCGCGTATGGGATGGCGGGACGGCGCGGCAGCTGGGGCTGGTCGATCAGTTCGGCAACCTGTCGGACGCGATCGCCTATGCCGCGAAGCGCGCCGGCCTCGATCCCGCCAAGGTGCAGACGGTGTATCTGGAGAAGGACCCCGGCTGGGCCGCGCAGCTCGCCGCGCAGTTCCGCGGCGGGGACGATGACGAGGATAGCGGGGGCGACGTGTTCTCCCGCATCGGCGCGGACCGCAAGGCGATCCTCGCCCGTGCGATCGGCGACATGCAGCGGCTGACGCGCTCCTCCTCGATCCAGGCGCGCTGCCTGGAATGCGCCGGGATGGGGCCGGTCGCGACGCCCAGTGCCGGCGATATCCGCTTGGTCGACCTGATCATCGCAAAGTTCACCTGGTGATCGGCATCCGCCCCGCCCGCCCCGAGGATGCGGCCGCGATCGCGGCGATCTATGCGCCGTTCGTGCTGACCGGCACCGTGTCGTTCGAGACCGAAGCGCCCGATGCCCGCGCGCTCCGCCACCGCATGGCGGCGTCCGACGGGCTGTATCCATGGCTGGTCGCGACCAATGGCGAGGATGCGGCAGGGGGCGGCGTGCTCGCCTACGCCTATGCCACCCGCTTCCGCGACCGGCCGGCGTACAAATATGTCGTCGAAACGTCGATCTACGTCACCGGCACGGTCGAGCGGCAGGGCGTCGGGCGGCTGCTGTACGAAGCGCTGGTCGATACCTTGCGCGCGCAGGGGTTCACGCAGGCGATCGGCGTGATTGCCCTCCCCAACGAGGGTTCG contains:
- a CDS encoding GNAT family N-acetyltransferase; translation: MIGIRPARPEDAAAIAAIYAPFVLTGTVSFETEAPDARALRHRMAASDGLYPWLVATNGEDAAGGGVLAYAYATRFRDRPAYKYVVETSIYVTGTVERQGVGRLLYEALVDTLRAQGFTQAIGVIALPNEGSIALHESVGFRRAGVYREVGYKNGRWIDVGFWQAQLNRSTTPPTEPKPFSEVGLVRV
- the sppA gene encoding signal peptide peptidase SppA, with translation MRLVRGAWKILVGIKDALVLAAMLLFFGLLFAGLAARPNPTTIKDGALVLALNGQIVEQATEADPFAALSGSRAPLREYQLRDVVRVLDKAKDDDRVKVVVLDLDRFAGGYPAALTQVGEAIRRVRDARKPVLAYATAYTDSGYRLAANASEIWMNPMGGTLFAGPGGSQLYYKGLIDRLGVNAHVYRVGKYKSFIEPYTRADQSPEAKEAAQALQSVIFAQWKDQIARARPKAQLAAFLTTPDTLIMGAGGDIAKANLQAGIVDKLAERIDFDKHVGEIAGTDTRKIAGNFNTIKYDTYLKANPLPRSGDAIGVLTVAGEIVDGKANAGTAGGDTIVQALLDGLAKKKLKALVVRVDSPGGSALASEKIRRAVLEAKAQKLPVVISMGSVAASGGYWVATAGDRIFAEPTTITGSIGIFGLIPTFENTLAKIGVTTDGVKSTPLSGQPDVLGGTNAETDRVLQSAIEHGYAQFIARVASARKMTPTRVNEIAQGRVWDGGTARQLGLVDQFGNLSDAIAYAAKRAGLDPAKVQTVYLEKDPGWAAQLAAQFRGGDDDEDSGGDVFSRIGADRKAILARAIGDMQRLTRSSSIQARCLECAGMGPVATPSAGDIRLVDLIIAKFTW